In a single window of the Bos taurus isolate L1 Dominette 01449 registration number 42190680 breed Hereford chromosome 23, ARS-UCD2.0, whole genome shotgun sequence genome:
- the ZBTB22 gene encoding zinc finger and BTB domain-containing protein 22 isoform X1, translated as MPEPTCPPPPKKSVQNPSKRPPRPPSSFPCSCGWGGTPSLHTMEPSPLSPSGAALPLPLSLAPPPLPLPAAAVVHVSFPEVTSALLESLNQQRLQGQLCDVSIRVQGREFRAHRAVLAASSPYFHDQVLLKGMTSISLPSVMDPGAFETVLASAYTGRLSMAAADIVNFLTVGSVLQMWHIVDKCTELLREGRASASATTVTTAAATSVTVPGAGVPSGSGGTVAPATVSSVRSHASSRASENQSPSSSNYFSPRESTDFSSSSQEAFAASAVGSGERRTGGPVFPAPVVGSGGATSGKLLLEADELCDDGGDGRGAVVPGAGLRRPTYTPPSIVPQKHWVYVKRGGNCPASAPLAPQDPDLEEEEEEEDLVLTCEDDEDEELGGGSGVPARGGPEATLSISDVRTLSEPPDKGEEQVNFCESSNDFGPYEGGGPGAGLDDSGGPTPSSYAPAHPPRPLLPLDMQGNQILIFPSSSSSSSSSQPPGNQAEHGAVTLGGTLAGALGGPGGTGGTPGGTGSGDGNKIFLCHCGKAFSHKSMRDRHVNMHLNLRPFDCPVCNKKFKMKHHLTEHMKTHTGLKPYECSVCAKKFMWRDSFMRHRGHCERRHHLGGGGGGGPGPGGGPSGPALQPKRESPCGGGGSGDEASGATPPSSRCVWSPLSVHKVEMGFSGGGGAN; from the exons ATGCCAGAACCGACCTGTCCCCCCCCACCCAAGAAAAGTGTACAAAACCCCAGTAAG agACCCCCCCGGCcgccctcctccttcccttgtTCCTGTGGCTGGGGGGGTACCCCTTCCCTCCACACCATGGagccatctcctctgtctcccagCGGGGCAGCACTCCCCCTGCCTCTATCACTGGCCCCGCCACCACTGCCCCTGCCTGCAGCGGCGGTGGTACATGTGTCCTTCCCAGAGGTGACCAGTGCCCTCCTGGAGTCTCTCAATCAGCAGCGGCTGCAGGGCCAGCTCTGTGATGTGTCCATCCGGGTGCAGGGACGGGAGTTCCGGGCTCATCGTGCTGTCCTGGCTGCTTCTTCCCCTTACTTCCACGACCAGGTCCTACTCAAGGGCATGACTTCCATCTCGCTGCCCAGCGTCATGGACCCAGGAGCCTTTGAGACTGTCTTGGCTTCAGCTTACACTGGCCGCCTCAGCATGGCTGCTGCTGACATTGTTAACTTCCTCACAGTGGGGTCTGTGCTCCAAATGTGGCACATCGTGGATAAGTGCACTGAACTCCTCCGAGAGGGCCGGGCCTCAGCCAGCGCCACCACCGTCACCACTGCTGCAGCCACGTCGGTCACTGTCCCTGGTGCTGGGGTCCCTTCAGGGAGTGGGGGCACGGTGGCCCCTGCCACTGTGAGCTCCGTGCGCTCCCATGCCTCCAGCCGGGCCAGTGAGAATCAATCCCCCAGCAGCAGCAACTACTTCAGCCCCCGGGAGTCCACTGATTTCTCATCTTCCTCCCAGGAGGCCTTTGCAGCTTCTGCAGTGGGCAGTGGGGAGCGCCGCACGGGCGGCCCTGTATTCCCTGCCCCTGTGGTTGGCAGTGGGGGTGCTACCTCTGGCAAGCTGCTGCTGGAGGCAGATGAGCTGTGTGATGACggtggggatgggaggggtgCGGTGGTCCCTGGGGCTGGGCTCCGCCGGCCCACCTATACACCCCCTAGCATTGTGCCACAGAAACACTGGGTATATGTGAAGCGGGGTGGAAACTGCCCAGCATCGGCACCCCTGGCTCCTCAAGACCCAGacctggaagaggaggaggaggaggaagacttgGTGTTGACCTGTGAGGATGACGAAGATGAAGAGCTGGGGGGTGGCTCCGGGGTTCCAGCACGGGGAGGACCCGAGGCTACCCTTAGCATAAGTGATGTCCGGACCCTGTCTGAGCCTCCGGACAAGGGAGAGGAGCAGGTTAATTTCTGTGAGTCCTCCAATGACTTTGGTCCCTATGAAGGTGGGGGTCCTGGGGCAGGGCTTGATGATTCAGGGGGACCAACCCCTTCATCCTATGCTCCAGCCCACCCTCCAAGGCCCCTGCTCCCACTGGACATGCAGGGCAACCAGATCCTAATCTTCCCATcctcttcatcctcctcctcctcctcacagccaccagggaaccaaGCTGAACACGGGGCGGTGACCCTGGGGGGCACACTGGCAGGGGCCCTGGGCGGGCCAGGTGGTACTGGCGGGACCCCTGGAGGGACAGGCAGTGGGGATGGAAATAAGATCTTTCTGTGCCACTGCGGGAAAGCCTTCTCCCACAAGAGCATGCGAGATCGTCATGTGAACATGCACCTCAACCTGCGGCCCTTTGACTGCCCCGTGTGCAACAAAAAGTTCAAGATGAAGCATCACCTGACGGAGCACATGAAGACGCACACGGGTCTCAAGCCCTACGAGTGCAGTGTCTGCGCCAAGAAGTTCATGTGGCGAGACAGCTTCATGCGCCACCGGGGACACTGTGAGCGCAGGCACCACTtaggcggcgggggcgggggtggaccGGGCCCCGGGGGCGGGCCCAGCGGACCGGCCTTGCAGCCCAAGAGAGAGTCCCCCTGCGGCGGCGGGGGCAGCGGCGATGAGGCCAGTGGGGCCACGCCCCCGTCCAGCCGATGCGTCTGGTCCCCGCTCAGTGTCCACAAGGTGGAAATGGGCTTCAGTGGGGGCGGCGGAGCAAACTGA
- the DAXX gene encoding death domain-associated protein 6 isoform X1, which translates to MATANSIIVLDDDEEDEAAAQPGPSHPPPNPASPKAEAPGSSQPHGAGGSSSSGGKKCYKLENEKLFEEFLALCKTQTADHPEVVPFLYNRQQRAHPLFLASAEFCNILSRVLSRAQNRPAKLYVYINELCTVLKAHSAKKKLNLAPAATTSSEPSGNNPPTDPSSDPNADTTASEAPRTHGSRRQIQRLEQLLALYVAEIRRLQEKELDLSEMDDPDSTYLQEARLKRKLIRLFGRLCELKDCSSLTGRVIEQRIPYRGTRYPEVNRRIERLINKPGPDTFPDYGDVLRAVEKAAARHSLGLPRQQLQLMAQDAFRDVGIRLQERRHLDLIYNFGCHLTDDYRPGIDPALSDPVLARRLRENRSLAMSRLDEVISKYAMMQDRNEESERQKRRARLPQATSSHSEDTPKSSLDSGEGPSGMASQECPTTSKAEIDDEEDEESEEEEEEEEEEDEEEDEEEDEEDEEEEDEATDSEEEEDLEQMKEGQGDDEEEEEEAEKDGDKSPMSPLPISTEKNLEPHKGKNGSSEEQQNKRLTESPSSLAEEPPAPSSVVAESREEHLEELPLEEESPMSQLFELEIEALPLDTTPSPEERDVSSSKKSEDLLTTVLENGAAMVTSTSFNGGVSPHTWGDSSPPRKKSRKEKQTEAGPLGKSHVEMQRAVQKNGQKTHTLPSPPSPLASMAPVADSSTRVDSPSHGLVTSSLCSPLPTRLSHTPQSQPSRPGTYKMSVATQCDPEEIIVLSDSD; encoded by the exons ATGGCCACCGCTAACAGCATCATCGTGCTGGATGATGATGAAGAAGATGAAGCAGCTGCTCAACCAGggccctcccacccaccccctaaTCCGGCCTCACCCAAGGCAGAAGCCCCTGGCTCCTCTCAGCCCcatggggctggaggaagcagtaGTTCTGGCGGCAAGAAATGCTACAAGTTGGAGAATGAGAAGCTGTTTGAAGAG TTCCTTGCACTGTGTAAGACGCAGACGGCGGATCACCCTGAGGTGGTCCCGTTCCTCTATAACCGGCAGCAGCGGGCCCACCCTCTGTTTTTGGCCTCGGCGGAGTTCTGCAACATCCTCTCTCGGGTCCTCTCTCGGGCCCAGAACCGGCCAGCTAAGCTCTATGTCTACATTAATGAGCTCTGCACGGTTCTCAAGGCCCACTCAGCCAAGAAGAAGCTGAACCTGGCCCCTGCTGCCACCACCTCTAGTGAGCCCTCTGGGAATAACCCTCCCACAGACCCCTCCTCGGACCCAAATGCTGATACCACTGCCTCTGAGGCCCCAAGGACCCATGGTTCCCGGCGGCAGATCCAGCGCTTGGAGCAGCTGCTGGCACTGTATGTGGCAGAGATCCGGCGGCTGCAAGAAAAGGAGTTGGATCTCTCAGAAATGGATGACCCAGACTCCACTTACCTGCAGGAAGCAAGGTTGAAGCGTAAGCTGATCCGTCTCTTTGGACGGCTGTGTGAGCTGAAAGACTGCTCTTCACTGACAGGCCGGGTCATAGAGCAGCGCATCCCCTACCGTGGTACCCGCTACCCAGAGGTCAATAGGCGCATTGAGCGGCTCATCAACAAGCCAGGGCCTGATACCTTCCCTGACTATGGAGATGTACTGCGCGCCGTAGAGAAGGCAGCTGCTCGGCACAGCCTTGGCCTCCCCCGACAGCAGCTCCAGCTCATGGCTCAGGATGCCTTCCGAGATGTGGGCATCAGGTTACAGGAGCGTCGCCACCTGGATCTCATCTACAACTTTGGCTGTCACCTCACAGATGACTATAGGCCAG GCATTGATCCCGCACTGTCAGATCCTGTCCTGGCCCGGCGCCTGCGGGAGAACCGAAGCTTGGCTATGAGCCGGCTGGATGAGGTCATCTCCAAGTATGCGATGATGCAAGACAGGAATGAGGAGAGtgagagacagaagagaagagCCCGGCTCCCCCAGGCCACCTCTTCCCACTCTGAAGATACCCCCAAATCCTCGTTGGATTCTGGTGAG GGCCCTAGTGGGATGGCGTCCCAGGAGTGTCCTACCACTTCCAAGGCTGAGATCGATGATGAAgaagatgaggaaagtgaagaggaggaggaagaggaagaggaggaagatgaggaggaAGACGAGGAGGAAGACGAGGAAGATGAGGAGGAAGAAGATGAGGCCACAGATTCCGAAGAAGAGGAGGATCTGGAACAGATGAAGGAAGGTCAGGGGGAcgatgaagaggaggaggaggaagcag agaaggaTGGAGATAAGAGCCCCATGTCCCCACTACCGATCTCCACTGAAAAGAACCTGGAACCTCATAAAGGGAAAAATGGGTCTTCAGAGGAGCAGCAAAACAAAAGACtcacagagtcaccatcttcactgGCAGAAGAGCCCCCGGCCCCCTCCAGTGTAGTTGCTGAAAGCAGGGAAGAGCACCTCGAGGAGCTGCCCCTGGAGGAAGAGAGCCCTATGTCTCAGCTCTTTGAGCTAGAGATTGAAGCCTTGCCCCTGGATACGACCCCTTCCCCTGAGGAGAGGGACGTTTCCTCTTCCAAGAAATCAGAGGACCTCCTCACCACTGTGTTGGAGAATGGGGCCGCCATGGTCACCTCCACTTCCTTCAATGGAGGCGTCTCTCCTCACACTTGGGGGGATTCCAGTCCCCCCCGCAAGAAATCTCGGAAAGAGAAGCAAACAGAAGCTGGGCCATTAGGAAAGAG CCATGTGGAAATGCAAAGGGCAGTACAGAAGAACGGGCAGAAGACACATACCCTGCCCAGCCCACCTTCCCCCTTGGCTTCTATGGCTCCAGTTGCTGATTCCTCAACAAGGGTGGACTCTCCTAGCCATGGCTTGGTGACCAGCTCCCTCTGTAGCCCACTTCCAACCCGGTTGTCCCACACTCCCCAGTCACAACCCTCCAGGCCTGGTACTTATAAG ATGAGTGTGGCGACACAGTGTGATCCCGAGGAGATCATCGTGCTCTCAGACTCTGATTAa
- the SMIM40 gene encoding small integral membrane protein 40, whose product MAEEEGDVDEEDVFLAFARHPTPPRGPLRRAMDKAFFIFLVLIVTLLMLEAVWKLLWLLPWAKFEDWLLRTPEKEEELEL is encoded by the coding sequence ATGGCCGAGGAGGAGGGCGATGTGGATGAGGAGGATGTGTTCCTGGCATTTGCCCGACATCCCACTCCTCCCAGGGGTCCCCTGCGGCGGGCCATGGACAAAGCCTTCTTTATCTTCCTGGTCCTCATCGTGACACTGCTGATGCTGGAGGCTGTTTGGAAGCTGCTATGGCTGCTACCTTGGGCAAAGTTTGAGGACTGGCTCCTGAGAACGcctgagaaggaggaggagctggaaTTGTGA
- the ZBTB22 gene encoding zinc finger and BTB domain-containing protein 22 isoform X2, translated as MEPSPLSPSGAALPLPLSLAPPPLPLPAAAVVHVSFPEVTSALLESLNQQRLQGQLCDVSIRVQGREFRAHRAVLAASSPYFHDQVLLKGMTSISLPSVMDPGAFETVLASAYTGRLSMAAADIVNFLTVGSVLQMWHIVDKCTELLREGRASASATTVTTAAATSVTVPGAGVPSGSGGTVAPATVSSVRSHASSRASENQSPSSSNYFSPRESTDFSSSSQEAFAASAVGSGERRTGGPVFPAPVVGSGGATSGKLLLEADELCDDGGDGRGAVVPGAGLRRPTYTPPSIVPQKHWVYVKRGGNCPASAPLAPQDPDLEEEEEEEDLVLTCEDDEDEELGGGSGVPARGGPEATLSISDVRTLSEPPDKGEEQVNFCESSNDFGPYEGGGPGAGLDDSGGPTPSSYAPAHPPRPLLPLDMQGNQILIFPSSSSSSSSSQPPGNQAEHGAVTLGGTLAGALGGPGGTGGTPGGTGSGDGNKIFLCHCGKAFSHKSMRDRHVNMHLNLRPFDCPVCNKKFKMKHHLTEHMKTHTGLKPYECSVCAKKFMWRDSFMRHRGHCERRHHLGGGGGGGPGPGGGPSGPALQPKRESPCGGGGSGDEASGATPPSSRCVWSPLSVHKVEMGFSGGGGAN; from the coding sequence ATGGagccatctcctctgtctcccagCGGGGCAGCACTCCCCCTGCCTCTATCACTGGCCCCGCCACCACTGCCCCTGCCTGCAGCGGCGGTGGTACATGTGTCCTTCCCAGAGGTGACCAGTGCCCTCCTGGAGTCTCTCAATCAGCAGCGGCTGCAGGGCCAGCTCTGTGATGTGTCCATCCGGGTGCAGGGACGGGAGTTCCGGGCTCATCGTGCTGTCCTGGCTGCTTCTTCCCCTTACTTCCACGACCAGGTCCTACTCAAGGGCATGACTTCCATCTCGCTGCCCAGCGTCATGGACCCAGGAGCCTTTGAGACTGTCTTGGCTTCAGCTTACACTGGCCGCCTCAGCATGGCTGCTGCTGACATTGTTAACTTCCTCACAGTGGGGTCTGTGCTCCAAATGTGGCACATCGTGGATAAGTGCACTGAACTCCTCCGAGAGGGCCGGGCCTCAGCCAGCGCCACCACCGTCACCACTGCTGCAGCCACGTCGGTCACTGTCCCTGGTGCTGGGGTCCCTTCAGGGAGTGGGGGCACGGTGGCCCCTGCCACTGTGAGCTCCGTGCGCTCCCATGCCTCCAGCCGGGCCAGTGAGAATCAATCCCCCAGCAGCAGCAACTACTTCAGCCCCCGGGAGTCCACTGATTTCTCATCTTCCTCCCAGGAGGCCTTTGCAGCTTCTGCAGTGGGCAGTGGGGAGCGCCGCACGGGCGGCCCTGTATTCCCTGCCCCTGTGGTTGGCAGTGGGGGTGCTACCTCTGGCAAGCTGCTGCTGGAGGCAGATGAGCTGTGTGATGACggtggggatgggaggggtgCGGTGGTCCCTGGGGCTGGGCTCCGCCGGCCCACCTATACACCCCCTAGCATTGTGCCACAGAAACACTGGGTATATGTGAAGCGGGGTGGAAACTGCCCAGCATCGGCACCCCTGGCTCCTCAAGACCCAGacctggaagaggaggaggaggaggaagacttgGTGTTGACCTGTGAGGATGACGAAGATGAAGAGCTGGGGGGTGGCTCCGGGGTTCCAGCACGGGGAGGACCCGAGGCTACCCTTAGCATAAGTGATGTCCGGACCCTGTCTGAGCCTCCGGACAAGGGAGAGGAGCAGGTTAATTTCTGTGAGTCCTCCAATGACTTTGGTCCCTATGAAGGTGGGGGTCCTGGGGCAGGGCTTGATGATTCAGGGGGACCAACCCCTTCATCCTATGCTCCAGCCCACCCTCCAAGGCCCCTGCTCCCACTGGACATGCAGGGCAACCAGATCCTAATCTTCCCATcctcttcatcctcctcctcctcctcacagccaccagggaaccaaGCTGAACACGGGGCGGTGACCCTGGGGGGCACACTGGCAGGGGCCCTGGGCGGGCCAGGTGGTACTGGCGGGACCCCTGGAGGGACAGGCAGTGGGGATGGAAATAAGATCTTTCTGTGCCACTGCGGGAAAGCCTTCTCCCACAAGAGCATGCGAGATCGTCATGTGAACATGCACCTCAACCTGCGGCCCTTTGACTGCCCCGTGTGCAACAAAAAGTTCAAGATGAAGCATCACCTGACGGAGCACATGAAGACGCACACGGGTCTCAAGCCCTACGAGTGCAGTGTCTGCGCCAAGAAGTTCATGTGGCGAGACAGCTTCATGCGCCACCGGGGACACTGTGAGCGCAGGCACCACTtaggcggcgggggcgggggtggaccGGGCCCCGGGGGCGGGCCCAGCGGACCGGCCTTGCAGCCCAAGAGAGAGTCCCCCTGCGGCGGCGGGGGCAGCGGCGATGAGGCCAGTGGGGCCACGCCCCCGTCCAGCCGATGCGTCTGGTCCCCGCTCAGTGTCCACAAGGTGGAAATGGGCTTCAGTGGGGGCGGCGGAGCAAACTGA
- the DAXX gene encoding death domain-associated protein 6 (The RefSeq protein has 1 substitution compared to this genomic sequence), with the protein MATANSIIVLDDDEEDEAAAQPGPSHPPPNPASPKAEAPGSSQPHGAGGSSSSGGKKCYKLENEKLFEEFLALCKTQTADHPEVVPFLYNRQQRAHPLFLASAEFCNILSRVLSRAQNRPAKLYVYINELCTVLKAHSAKKKLNLAPAATTSSEPSGNNPPTDPSSDPNAETTASEAPRTHGSRRQIQRLEQLLALYVAEIRRLQEKELDLSEMDDPDSTYLQEARLKRKLIRLFGRLCELKDCSSLTGRVIEQRIPYRGTRYPEVNRRIERLINKPGPDTFPDYGDVLRAVEKAAARHSLGLPRQQLQLMAQDAFRDVGIRLQERRHLDLIYNFGCHLTDDYRPGIDPALSDPVLARRLRENRSLAMSRLDEVISKYAMMQDRNEESERQKRRARLPQATSSHSEDTPKSSLDSGEGPSGMASQECPTTSKAEIDDEEDEESEEEEEEEEEEDEEEDEEEDEEDEEEEDEATDSEEEEDLEQMKEGQGDDEEEEEEAEKDGDKSPMSPLPISTEKNLEPHKGKNGSSEEQQNKRLTESPSSLAEEPPAPSSVVAESREEHLEELPLEEESPMSQLFELEIEALPLDTTPSPEERDVSSSKKSEDLLTTVLENGAAMVTSTSFNGGVSPHTWGDSSPPRKKSRKEKQTEAGPLGKSHVEMQRAVQKNGQKTHTLPSPPSPLASMAPVADSSTRVDSPSHGLVTSSLCSPLPTRLSHTPQSQPSRPGTYKMSVATQCDPEEIIVLSDSD; encoded by the exons ATGGCCACCGCTAACAGCATCATCGTGCTGGATGATGATGAAGAAGATGAAGCAGCTGCTCAACCAGggccctcccacccaccccctaaTCCGGCCTCACCCAAGGCAGAAGCCCCTGGCTCCTCTCAGCCCcatggggctggaggaagcagtaGTTCTGGCGGCAAGAAATGCTACAAGTTGGAGAATGAGAAGCTGTTTGAAGAG TTCCTTGCACTGTGTAAGACGCAGACGGCGGATCACCCTGAGGTGGTCCCGTTCCTCTATAACCGGCAGCAGCGGGCCCACCCTCTGTTTTTGGCCTCGGCGGAGTTCTGCAACATCCTCTCTCGGGTCCTCTCTCGGGCCCAGAACCGGCCAGCTAAGCTCTATGTCTACATTAATGAGCTCTGCACGGTTCTCAAGGCCCACTCAGCCAAGAAGAAGCTGAACCTGGCCCCTGCTGCCACCACCTCTAGTGAGCCCTCTGGGAATAACCCTCCCACAGACCCCTCCTCGGACCCAAATGCTGATACCACTGCCTCTGAGGCCCCAAGGACCCATGGTTCCCGGCGGCAGATCCAGCGCTTGGAGCAGCTGCTGGCACTGTATGTGGCAGAGATCCGGCGGCTGCAAGAAAAGGAGTTGGATCTCTCAGAAATGGATGACCCAGACTCCACTTACCTGCAGGAAGCAAGGTTGAAGCGTAAGCTGATCCGTCTCTTTGGACGGCTGTGTGAGCTGAAAGACTGCTCTTCACTGACAGGCCGGGTCATAGAGCAGCGCATCCCCTACCGTGGTACCCGCTACCCAGAGGTCAATAGGCGCATTGAGCGGCTCATCAACAAGCCAGGGCCTGATACCTTCCCTGACTATGGAGATGTACTGCGCGCCGTAGAGAAGGCAGCTGCTCGGCACAGCCTTGGCCTCCCCCGACAGCAGCTCCAGCTCATGGCTCAGGATGCCTTCCGAGATGTGGGCATCAGGTTACAGGAGCGTCGCCACCTGGATCTCATCTACAACTTTGGCTGTCACCTCACAGATGACTATAGGCCAG GCATTGATCCCGCACTGTCAGATCCTGTCCTGGCCCGGCGCCTGCGGGAGAACCGAAGCTTGGCTATGAGCCGGCTGGATGAGGTCATCTCCAAGTATGCGATGATGCAAGACAGGAATGAGGAGAGtgagagacagaagagaagagCCCGGCTCCCCCAGGCCACCTCTTCCCACTCTGAAGATACCCCCAAATCCTCGTTGGATTCTGGTGAG GGCCCTAGTGGGATGGCGTCCCAGGAGTGTCCTACCACTTCCAAGGCTGAGATCGATGATGAAgaagatgaggaaagtgaagaggaggaggaagaggaagaggaggaagatgaggaggaAGACGAGGAGGAAGACGAGGAAGATGAGGAGGAAGAAGATGAGGCCACAGATTCCGAAGAAGAGGAGGATCTGGAACAGATGAAGGAAGGTCAGGGGGAcgatgaagaggaggaggaggaagcag agaaggaTGGAGATAAGAGCCCCATGTCCCCACTACCGATCTCCACTGAAAAGAACCTGGAACCTCATAAAGGGAAAAATGGGTCTTCAGAGGAGCAGCAAAACAAAAGACtcacagagtcaccatcttcactgGCAGAAGAGCCCCCGGCCCCCTCCAGTGTAGTTGCTGAAAGCAGGGAAGAGCACCTCGAGGAGCTGCCCCTGGAGGAAGAGAGCCCTATGTCTCAGCTCTTTGAGCTAGAGATTGAAGCCTTGCCCCTGGATACGACCCCTTCCCCTGAGGAGAGGGACGTTTCCTCTTCCAAGAAATCAGAGGACCTCCTCACCACTGTGTTGGAGAATGGGGCCGCCATGGTCACCTCCACTTCCTTCAATGGAGGCGTCTCTCCTCACACTTGGGGGGATTCCAGTCCCCCCCGCAAGAAATCTCGGAAAGAGAAGCAAACAGAAGCTGGGCCATTAGGAAAGAG CCATGTGGAAATGCAAAGGGCAGTACAGAAGAACGGGCAGAAGACACATACCCTGCCCAGCCCACCTTCCCCCTTGGCTTCTATGGCTCCAGTTGCTGATTCCTCAACAAGGGTGGACTCTCCTAGCCATGGCTTGGTGACCAGCTCCCTCTGTAGCCCACTTCCAACCCGGTTGTCCCACACTCCCCAGTCACAACCCTCCAGGCCTGGTACTTATAAG ATGAGTGTGGCGACACAGTGTGATCCCGAGGAGATCATCGTGCTCTCAGACTCTGATTAa